In the genome of Polaribacter atrinae, one region contains:
- a CDS encoding YkgJ family cysteine cluster protein has translation MEKRLEQLPKLAEEAKKESLKYFATLKKRTPKNLDYVVQELHDAEFKKTDCLTCGNCCKTTSPIFTDKDVERISKHLKMKVAGFTEQYLERDEDDFMVLKTAPCSFFDESDNTCFIYDVRPKACSEYPHTNRKKFINISDLTVANTAICPAAYSIVEALKKAVPMVSKVKKRRS, from the coding sequence ATGGAAAAACGTCTAGAACAATTACCAAAATTAGCAGAAGAAGCTAAAAAGGAAAGTCTAAAGTACTTTGCGACGCTTAAGAAAAGAACGCCCAAAAATTTAGATTACGTTGTACAAGAATTGCATGATGCAGAATTTAAAAAAACAGATTGTTTAACCTGCGGAAATTGTTGTAAAACTACAAGTCCTATTTTTACGGATAAAGATGTAGAACGTATTTCTAAGCATTTAAAAATGAAAGTGGCCGGTTTTACAGAGCAATATTTAGAAAGAGATGAAGATGATTTTATGGTGTTAAAAACAGCACCTTGTTCTTTCTTTGACGAATCTGATAATACTTGTTTTATTTATGATGTTCGGCCAAAAGCGTGTTCTGAATATCCGCATACAAATAGAAAAAAGTTTATAAACATATCTGATTTAACGGTTGCAAATACAGCAATTTGTCCTGCTGCTTATTCTATTGTAGAAGCATTAAAAAAAGCAGTACCTATGGTTTCTAAAGTGAAAAAAAGAAGGAGTTAA
- the rlmF gene encoding 23S rRNA (adenine(1618)-N(6))-methyltransferase RlmF has protein sequence MKDKGLHPKNKFNKGYNFDELIIINPALKEYVAKNQFDTVTIDFSNPDAVKELNKALLFSLDKISTWNFGDKNLCPPIPGRLDYIHHLADLLSGEKDIKILDIGTGATGIYPLLGIAEYDWNFVATDIDLDSLDTAQDIMDDNNFTNKIELRQQLNEEQILKGILKDTDSFSATMCNPPFYKSAEEAQGANGRKSRNLGNNAVRNFAGNNNELWYIGGEKAFLHNYLYESSLFPKSSKWYTSLVSKKENVKSLEKSSAKLGAAEFKIIPMHQGNKVTRIVAWRF, from the coding sequence ATGAAAGATAAAGGATTACACCCAAAAAATAAATTCAACAAAGGTTATAATTTTGATGAATTAATTATCATAAACCCAGCATTAAAAGAATACGTCGCTAAAAATCAATTTGATACTGTTACCATAGATTTTTCAAATCCGGATGCAGTAAAAGAATTGAATAAAGCTCTATTATTTTCTTTAGATAAAATTTCTACTTGGAATTTTGGTGACAAAAACTTATGTCCTCCAATTCCTGGACGTTTAGATTACATTCACCATTTAGCAGATTTACTTTCTGGAGAAAAAGATATTAAGATATTAGATATTGGTACAGGTGCAACTGGTATTTATCCTTTATTAGGTATTGCAGAATATGATTGGAATTTTGTAGCTACAGACATCGATTTAGATTCTTTAGATACTGCCCAAGATATTATGGACGATAATAATTTTACAAATAAAATTGAATTACGTCAACAATTAAATGAAGAACAAATTTTAAAAGGAATTTTAAAAGACACAGATTCTTTTTCTGCAACAATGTGTAATCCTCCTTTTTACAAATCGGCAGAAGAAGCACAAGGAGCTAATGGAAGAAAGTCTAGAAACTTAGGCAATAACGCAGTTAGAAACTTTGCAGGAAACAACAATGAGCTTTGGTACATTGGTGGAGAAAAAGCTTTTTTACATAATTATTTATATGAAAGTTCTTTGTTTCCTAAAAGTAGTAAATGGTACACAAGTTTAGTTTCTAAGAAAGAAAACGTAAAAAGTTTAGAAAAATCTTCTGCAAAATTAGGGGCTGCTGAGTTTAAAATTATTCCGATGCATCAAGGAAATAAAGTAACTAGAATTGTTGCTTGGAGGTTTTAA
- the bshC gene encoding bacillithiol biosynthesis cysteine-adding enzyme BshC, giving the protein MKVTQIPFQKTGFFSNIMLDYLEKKESIQPFYNNFPDISGFHNQIEEKQKSFRLQSRLVLVDALKNQYKGFNVSKKTEENIETLKLQNTFTVTTGHQLNLFTGPLYFLYKILSTINLCEELSEKFPEQNFVPIYWMATEDHDFEEINYFNFDGKKVLWNREDGGAVGRFSTEGLAAVFDVFSEHLGHSKNAEFLKKLFFDGYLKHHNLADATRYIANELFSDYGLIILDGDDASLKQLFTPIVKDELENETSFKAVSKTIIDLEKNYKIQVNPREINLFYLGADFRERIIFEEGVYKVNNTDITFSKAEILKEVDENPKAFSPNVIMRPLYQEVILPNLCYLGGGGEMAYWLELKDYFKEVAIPFPILLLRNSVQVVSEKQAKKLEKLNISLEELFLNQYDLLSEKVIENSEIKVNFNEKIQFLQKQFLELKEVAKQTDVSFVNAVNAQERKQVKGLENLQKRLLKAEKKRQTDLVERITLLQNEILPNQSLEERQRNFSEYYLEYGSAFTKALKVSLKPLQLEFTILEL; this is encoded by the coding sequence ATGAAAGTAACACAGATACCATTTCAAAAAACAGGATTTTTTTCTAATATAATGCTAGATTATTTAGAGAAAAAAGAGTCTATACAACCATTTTATAATAATTTTCCGGATATTTCTGGTTTTCATAATCAGATAGAAGAGAAGCAAAAATCGTTTAGATTGCAATCTAGATTGGTGCTAGTAGATGCTTTAAAAAATCAATACAAAGGTTTTAACGTTTCTAAAAAAACGGAAGAAAACATTGAAACTCTAAAGTTACAAAATACATTTACAGTGACTACGGGACATCAATTAAACTTGTTTACGGGTCCTTTATACTTCTTGTATAAAATTCTTTCTACTATTAATTTGTGTGAAGAATTGTCTGAAAAATTTCCAGAACAAAATTTTGTTCCAATTTATTGGATGGCAACAGAAGATCATGATTTTGAAGAGATTAATTATTTTAATTTTGATGGAAAAAAAGTACTTTGGAACCGTGAAGATGGTGGGGCAGTTGGACGTTTTTCTACTGAAGGATTAGCAGCCGTTTTCGATGTTTTTTCTGAACACTTGGGGCATTCTAAAAATGCAGAATTTCTAAAAAAGTTATTTTTTGATGGGTATTTAAAACATCATAATTTAGCTGATGCTACACGTTATATTGCAAATGAATTATTTAGCGATTATGGTTTGATTATTTTAGATGGAGATGATGCTAGTCTAAAACAATTGTTTACCCCAATTGTAAAAGACGAACTAGAAAACGAAACTTCGTTTAAAGCTGTTTCAAAAACAATTATAGATTTAGAAAAGAATTATAAAATTCAAGTGAACCCAAGAGAAATTAATTTATTTTATTTGGGAGCTGATTTTAGAGAACGTATTATTTTTGAAGAAGGAGTTTACAAAGTAAACAACACAGATATTACTTTTTCTAAGGCTGAAATTTTAAAAGAAGTAGATGAAAATCCGAAAGCATTTTCTCCAAACGTAATAATGAGACCTTTATACCAAGAGGTAATTTTACCAAACCTTTGTTATTTAGGTGGAGGAGGAGAGATGGCGTATTGGTTAGAATTAAAAGATTATTTTAAAGAAGTAGCCATTCCATTTCCTATTTTACTATTGCGTAATTCTGTGCAAGTAGTTTCTGAAAAACAAGCAAAAAAGTTAGAGAAATTAAATATTTCTTTAGAAGAACTGTTTTTAAATCAATATGATTTATTGTCTGAAAAGGTGATAGAAAACTCAGAGATTAAGGTGAATTTTAATGAGAAGATTCAGTTTTTACAAAAGCAATTTTTAGAACTGAAAGAAGTAGCCAAACAAACAGATGTTTCTTTTGTAAATGCAGTAAATGCACAAGAAAGAAAGCAAGTTAAAGGTTTAGAGAATTTACAAAAGCGTTTGTTAAAAGCAGAGAAAAAAAGACAAACAGATTTAGTGGAAAGAATTACGCTACTTCAAAATGAAATTTTACCAAATCAGAGTTTAGAAGAGCGTCAACGTAATTTTTCTGAATATTATTTAGAATATGGTTCAGCATTTACAAAAGCATTAAAAGTTTCATTAAAACCATTGCAATTAGAGTTTACAATTTTAGAACTGTAA
- the lpdA gene encoding dihydrolipoyl dehydrogenase yields the protein MKYDIIIIGSGPGGYVTGIRASQLGFKVAIVEKENLGGICLNWGCIPTKALLKSAQVYDYLKHVDQYGLKAEAIDKDFEAVIKRSRGVANGMSKGVAFLMKKNKIDIINGFGKIKTGKKVDVTAEDGTVTEYSADNIIIATGARSRELPNLPQDGKKVIGYRQAMSLPTQPKSMIVVGSGAIGVEFAHFYNSMGTDVTIVEFMPNVVPVEDIDVSKQFEKSIKKAGIKVMTNSSVESVDTSGEGVVATVKTKKGEETLTADILLSAVGIKSNIENIGLEDVGIIVDRDKILVNDFYQTNIPGYYAIGDVVPGQALAHVASAEGITCVEKLAGLHTEPIDYGNVPGCTYATPEIASVGMTEAKAKEAGYDLKVGKFPFSASGKATASGATEGFVKVIFDAKYGEWLGCHMIGAGVTDMIAEAVLGRKLETTGHEVLKTIHPHPTMSEAVMEAVADAYDEVIHL from the coding sequence ATGAAATACGACATCATTATTATTGGAAGTGGACCTGGAGGTTATGTAACAGGAATTAGAGCTTCTCAATTAGGCTTTAAAGTTGCCATTGTAGAGAAAGAAAACTTAGGTGGAATTTGCTTAAACTGGGGATGTATACCTACAAAAGCATTGTTAAAATCTGCACAGGTTTATGATTATTTAAAGCATGTAGATCAATATGGTTTAAAAGCAGAGGCAATTGATAAAGATTTTGAAGCTGTTATTAAAAGAAGTCGTGGTGTTGCAAATGGAATGAGTAAAGGTGTTGCCTTTTTAATGAAGAAAAACAAAATCGATATTATTAACGGTTTTGGTAAAATTAAAACGGGTAAAAAAGTTGATGTTACTGCAGAAGATGGTACCGTAACTGAATATAGCGCAGACAATATTATTATTGCAACTGGTGCACGTTCTAGAGAGTTACCTAATTTACCACAAGATGGTAAAAAAGTAATTGGTTATAGACAAGCAATGAGTTTACCAACGCAACCAAAATCTATGATTGTTGTAGGTTCTGGAGCAATTGGTGTTGAGTTTGCTCATTTTTATAATTCTATGGGAACTGATGTTACTATTGTAGAATTTATGCCAAATGTAGTACCTGTAGAAGATATTGATGTTTCAAAGCAATTTGAAAAATCTATTAAAAAAGCGGGTATTAAAGTAATGACAAATTCTTCTGTAGAATCTGTTGATACTTCTGGTGAAGGTGTTGTTGCAACTGTAAAAACTAAAAAAGGAGAGGAAACTTTAACCGCTGATATCTTATTATCTGCAGTTGGAATTAAATCTAACATTGAAAACATTGGTTTAGAAGATGTTGGTATTATTGTTGATAGAGATAAAATTTTAGTAAACGATTTTTACCAAACAAACATACCTGGTTATTATGCTATTGGTGATGTGGTTCCTGGACAAGCTTTAGCACACGTTGCTTCTGCAGAAGGAATTACTTGTGTTGAGAAATTAGCTGGTTTACATACAGAACCAATCGATTACGGAAATGTACCTGGTTGTACTTATGCTACTCCAGAAATTGCATCTGTGGGTATGACAGAAGCAAAAGCTAAAGAAGCTGGTTACGATTTAAAAGTAGGTAAATTTCCTTTTTCTGCATCTGGTAAAGCAACTGCATCTGGAGCGACTGAAGGTTTTGTAAAGGTAATTTTTGATGCAAAATACGGTGAATGGTTAGGATGCCATATGATTGGTGCTGGTGTTACAGATATGATTGCAGAAGCAGTTTTAGGACGTAAATTAGAAACTACTGGTCATGAAGTCTTAAAAACAATTCATCCTCACCCAACAATGAGTGAAGCTGTTATGGAAGCAGTTGCGGATGCTTATGATGAAGTAATTCACTTATAA
- a CDS encoding thioredoxin domain-containing protein yields the protein MRLITKTLFYLCLTLCLSCNKNGETASQNELANETSPYLLQHANNPVNWKAWNDKTLQLAKDQNKLIIISIGYSACHWCHVMEKESFENDSIAKIMNENFINIKVDREERPDIDNVYLNAVQLMTGSGGWPLNCIALPDGRPIFGGTYFTKEQWEQILLNISALYNETPEKAIAFATKLTEGLQQSELITLKEDKDEFKGIEIENAVLKWKQNFDTIYGGEQSDIKFPMPNSLDFLMRYGYQFNDLNINNHVETTLTKMAFGGIYDQINGGFSRYATDKKWHIPHFEKMLYDNAQLVSLYAKAYQKDKKELYKTVIEETLNFVNQELTDQNGTFFSSLDADSKNKKNELEEGAYYYFTKQELQNLITDDYALFEEYYNISDFGLWEKDRYVLIRSSTDAAFAQKHKINADVLSSTIKNWKKILKKARKEKAKPNLDGKVLTSWNALMIKGYLDAYKALKNKDYLKAALKNANFILKNQLHKDGNLFRNYKNEKSTIEAYSEDYATLIDAFINLYEVTLDEKWLQESRNLMNFTIEHYFNKENNMFYFTSNKSQKLITRKVKVDDNVIASPNSILANCLFKLGLYYYDTNYTKIAKQMLHNMLGHILETPSGYSNWLNLMTNYTRPFYEVAIVGEKATLLKNELQEHYIPNTIIVGSTNENNTIPLLKDKFITDETFIYVCNLGTCKLPQKETIKAIELINK from the coding sequence TTGAGACTCATTACTAAAACCTTATTCTATTTATGTTTAACGCTCTGTTTAAGTTGTAATAAAAACGGAGAAACAGCAAGTCAAAATGAATTAGCCAACGAAACGAGTCCTTATTTATTACAACATGCAAACAACCCTGTTAATTGGAAAGCTTGGAATGATAAAACATTACAACTTGCCAAAGACCAGAATAAGTTAATTATTATTTCTATTGGTTATTCTGCTTGCCACTGGTGTCATGTAATGGAAAAAGAAAGTTTTGAAAACGATTCAATAGCCAAAATAATGAACGAAAATTTCATTAATATTAAAGTTGATAGAGAAGAAAGACCAGATATAGATAATGTATATTTAAATGCAGTACAACTAATGACCGGTAGCGGTGGATGGCCGCTTAACTGCATTGCATTGCCAGATGGTAGACCAATTTTTGGAGGAACTTATTTTACTAAAGAACAATGGGAACAGATTTTATTAAACATTTCTGCGCTCTATAATGAAACTCCAGAAAAAGCAATTGCTTTTGCAACAAAACTAACGGAAGGTTTACAGCAATCTGAATTAATTACACTAAAAGAAGACAAAGATGAATTTAAAGGTATCGAAATAGAAAATGCTGTTTTAAAATGGAAACAAAACTTTGACACAATATATGGTGGTGAACAAAGTGATATTAAATTTCCAATGCCAAATTCTTTAGATTTTTTAATGAGATATGGCTATCAATTTAATGATCTTAACATAAACAACCATGTAGAAACTACCTTAACAAAAATGGCTTTTGGTGGAATTTATGATCAAATAAACGGAGGTTTTTCTAGATATGCTACTGATAAAAAATGGCACATTCCTCATTTTGAAAAAATGCTTTATGACAATGCACAACTTGTTAGTTTGTATGCAAAAGCGTATCAAAAAGACAAAAAAGAGTTGTACAAAACAGTTATTGAAGAAACTTTAAATTTTGTAAATCAAGAATTAACAGACCAAAATGGGACTTTCTTTTCCTCTTTAGATGCGGATAGTAAAAACAAAAAAAACGAATTAGAAGAAGGTGCATATTATTATTTTACAAAACAAGAATTACAAAATTTAATTACTGATGATTATGCTTTGTTTGAAGAGTACTATAATATAAGTGATTTTGGCCTATGGGAAAAAGACCGATATGTTTTAATAAGAAGTTCTACGGATGCTGCTTTTGCTCAAAAACATAAAATAAATGCGGATGTACTTTCATCAACCATAAAAAACTGGAAAAAAATACTTAAAAAAGCCAGAAAGGAAAAAGCAAAACCTAATTTAGATGGTAAGGTTTTAACTTCTTGGAATGCCTTAATGATAAAAGGATATCTAGACGCTTATAAAGCATTAAAAAATAAAGACTATTTAAAAGCCGCACTAAAAAATGCTAATTTTATTTTAAAGAACCAATTACATAAAGACGGAAACTTATTTCGTAATTACAAAAATGAAAAAAGTACAATTGAGGCATATTCAGAAGATTATGCAACTCTAATAGATGCTTTTATTAATTTGTATGAAGTAACTCTTGATGAAAAATGGTTACAAGAATCTAGAAATTTAATGAACTTTACAATAGAACACTATTTTAATAAAGAAAACAATATGTTTTACTTTACCTCTAATAAAAGTCAAAAATTAATAACTAGAAAAGTAAAAGTAGATGATAATGTAATTGCTTCTCCAAATTCTATTTTAGCAAACTGTTTGTTTAAATTAGGATTGTATTATTATGATACAAATTACACTAAAATAGCAAAACAAATGCTTCATAATATGCTTGGTCATATTTTAGAAACTCCATCTGGTTATAGTAATTGGTTAAACTTGATGACTAATTATACAAGACCTTTTTATGAAGTAGCCATTGTTGGAGAAAAAGCAACGCTCCTTAAAAATGAATTACAAGAGCATTACATTCCTAATACCATCATTGTAGGTTCTACCAATGAAAACAACACCATTCCTTTATTAAAGGATAAATTTATAACAGATGAAACTTTCATTTACGTCTGTAATTTAGGTACTTGTAAACTGCCGCAGAAAGAAACTATAAAGGCGATTGAGTTGATTAACAAATAA
- a CDS encoding fibronectin type III-like domain-contianing protein translates to MVQVYVGKHKSKVKRALKELKGFAKVNLEKGAEKTVTISIDATSLAYYNTEISDWSVEDGTYYLYVGNASNNIVKKIKFNLF, encoded by the coding sequence GTGGTACAAGTATATGTTGGTAAACACAAGTCTAAAGTAAAAAGAGCTTTAAAAGAATTAAAAGGTTTTGCGAAAGTAAATTTAGAGAAAGGAGCAGAAAAAACAGTTACAATTTCTATTGACGCAACCTCATTAGCATATTATAATACAGAGATTTCAGATTGGTCTGTAGAAGACGGAACGTATTATTTATACGTAGGCAATGCATCTAATAACATTGTGAAAAAGATTAAGTTTAATTTGTTTTAA
- a CDS encoding LysM peptidoglycan-binding domain-containing protein — translation MKTKYQSVLDLGEQLAIQNGDVKEENGVLHVTGTAKNQYEKNLLWDKIKEVGGDNPTDIKANIEVADTSVFANHTVKSGDTLSKISKKYYGNSRKYNIIFEANTNILNNPDAIQIGQELVIPNI, via the coding sequence ATGAAAACAAAATATCAAAGTGTATTAGATTTAGGTGAGCAATTAGCAATTCAAAATGGAGATGTAAAAGAAGAAAATGGTGTTTTACACGTAACTGGTACGGCAAAAAACCAATATGAAAAAAACCTTCTTTGGGATAAAATAAAAGAAGTAGGTGGAGACAATCCTACAGATATTAAAGCAAATATAGAAGTTGCAGATACTTCTGTTTTTGCAAATCATACTGTAAAAAGCGGAGATACTTTAAGTAAAATATCTAAAAAATATTATGGTAACTCAAGAAAATACAATATTATTTTTGAAGCAAATACAAACATCTTAAATAACCCAGATGCAATTCAAATAGGACAAGAATTGGTGATCCCTAATATCTAG
- a CDS encoding SMP-30/gluconolactonase/LRE family protein, whose amino-acid sequence MIKKILCISFSILLFACNSKKEYREKIVKGKNKTVTLAYQIKAKLGEGAIWNYKTQELYWVDIEGKKFNIYNPKSKVNTILNTASRISTVVPFTENEAMIALEDGVHKMNLQTGESTLFTDMKSELLGSRLNDGKCDPAGRFWVGSMHFKQEKGKANLYTISSENILQKKIDSVTISNGIVWTSDKKTMYYIDTSTSTVKSFDYNNETGEISNEKLAVKIPISLGFPDGMTIDEENMLWVGMWNGNAVIRFNPVTGKVISKIEVPAHNITSCAFGGENLDILYITSASVDMTAEEIEKYPLAGSIFKVKPGVKGVNSNFYIENKSTK is encoded by the coding sequence ATGATAAAAAAGATATTATGTATTAGTTTTTCAATATTACTATTTGCTTGTAATTCTAAAAAAGAATATAGAGAGAAAATTGTAAAAGGTAAAAATAAAACGGTAACACTAGCTTATCAAATAAAGGCCAAGTTAGGAGAAGGTGCTATATGGAATTATAAAACACAAGAGCTTTATTGGGTAGATATAGAAGGAAAGAAATTTAACATTTATAATCCGAAATCTAAGGTAAATACAATTTTAAATACAGCATCTAGAATAAGTACTGTTGTTCCTTTTACAGAAAATGAAGCGATGATTGCTCTTGAGGACGGAGTGCATAAAATGAATTTACAAACCGGAGAAAGTACTTTGTTTACAGACATGAAAAGTGAATTACTTGGCAGTAGATTAAATGACGGAAAATGTGATCCAGCAGGAAGATTCTGGGTTGGTTCTATGCATTTTAAACAAGAAAAAGGAAAAGCTAATTTGTACACTATTTCATCAGAAAATATTTTACAAAAGAAAATTGATAGTGTAACAATTTCTAACGGAATTGTTTGGACTTCCGATAAAAAAACGATGTATTATATTGATACGTCAACATCAACCGTAAAATCTTTTGATTATAATAATGAAACAGGCGAAATATCAAACGAAAAATTGGCTGTTAAAATTCCGATTTCATTAGGTTTTCCTGATGGAATGACAATTGATGAAGAGAATATGCTTTGGGTTGGTATGTGGAATGGTAATGCAGTTATCAGATTTAATCCTGTAACAGGAAAAGTTATTTCTAAAATAGAAGTTCCTGCTCATAATATTACTTCATGTGCCTTCGGAGGAGAAAATTTAGACATCTTATATATTACTTCTGCAAGTGTAGATATGACGGCTGAAGAAATAGAGAAATATCCTTTAGCAGGTTCTATATTTAAAGTAAAACCAGGTGTTAAAGGAGTAAATAGTAATTTTTATATCGAAAATAAATCAACCAAATAA
- the argS gene encoding arginine--tRNA ligase gives MSIQNIIETKVKEGFLALYNIEIPTVEFQATRKEFEGDITVVVFPLLRHKKGNPVQIGEDLGKYVVENVTEITNYNVVKGFLNLVIDDSFYTNFFNSIYPDSKYGIVSPKADEKAVMVEYSSPNTNKPLHLGHVRNNLLGYSVAEIIKAAGKKVYKTQIINDRGIHICKSMLAWEKFGNGETPESTGLKGDKLVGNYYVKFDQEYKKEIAQLIAEGKTEDEAKKEAPLFVEAQQMLLKWEAGDEEVVALWKEMNSWVYKGFEVTYKSMGVDFDTLYYESNTYLLGKDVVAQGLEKSVFYKKEDGSVWCDLTEDGLDEKIVLRSDGTAVYMTQDIGTAIQRVKDYADVGGMVYTVGNEQDYHFQVLFLILKKLGFDWAKQLHHLSYGMVDLPSGKMKSREGTVVDADDLMDEMTATAKEISEELGKLDGYSDVEKNELYETIGLGALKYFILKVDPKKRILFDPKSSVDFQGNTGPFIQYTYARIQSIIRKADFDYSEPVKIELHEKEKELLKQLELYPETVQQAAANYSPAIIANYTYDLVKEFNSFYQNVHILGEQGLDKKAFRVQLSKKVADTIKSAFLLLGIQVPERM, from the coding sequence ATGAGCATTCAAAACATTATAGAAACCAAAGTAAAAGAAGGGTTTTTAGCACTATACAATATAGAAATTCCAACTGTAGAATTTCAGGCAACAAGAAAAGAATTTGAAGGAGATATTACGGTAGTAGTATTCCCTTTATTGCGCCACAAAAAAGGAAATCCGGTACAAATTGGTGAGGATTTAGGTAAATATGTAGTAGAAAATGTTACCGAAATCACTAATTATAATGTGGTAAAAGGTTTCTTAAATCTAGTCATTGACGATAGTTTTTATACTAACTTTTTCAATTCGATCTACCCAGATTCTAAATATGGAATCGTTTCGCCAAAGGCGGATGAAAAAGCAGTGATGGTAGAATACTCTTCTCCAAATACAAATAAACCTTTGCACTTAGGGCACGTTCGTAACAATTTATTAGGCTATTCTGTTGCAGAAATTATAAAAGCTGCTGGTAAAAAAGTCTATAAAACACAGATTATTAACGATAGAGGTATTCATATCTGTAAATCTATGTTGGCTTGGGAAAAATTCGGAAACGGAGAAACGCCAGAATCTACAGGTTTAAAAGGTGATAAATTGGTTGGTAATTACTATGTAAAATTCGACCAAGAATATAAAAAAGAAATTGCGCAATTAATTGCGGAAGGTAAAACCGAAGACGAAGCTAAAAAAGAAGCTCCGTTATTTGTAGAAGCACAACAAATGTTGTTGAAGTGGGAAGCTGGAGACGAAGAAGTTGTTGCTCTTTGGAAAGAAATGAACTCTTGGGTTTATAAAGGTTTTGAGGTTACTTATAAAAGTATGGGTGTAGATTTTGATACCTTATATTATGAAAGTAACACGTATTTATTAGGTAAAGATGTAGTTGCACAAGGTTTAGAAAAAAGTGTTTTCTATAAAAAAGAAGACGGTTCTGTTTGGTGTGATTTAACAGAAGATGGTTTAGATGAAAAGATTGTGTTGCGTTCTGACGGAACAGCAGTGTATATGACGCAAGATATTGGTACCGCTATACAACGTGTAAAAGATTATGCAGATGTTGGTGGAATGGTTTATACGGTTGGTAACGAGCAAGATTACCATTTTCAAGTATTGTTTTTAATCTTAAAAAAATTAGGATTTGATTGGGCCAAACAATTACATCATTTAAGTTACGGAATGGTAGATTTACCTTCTGGTAAAATGAAATCTAGAGAAGGAACTGTTGTAGATGCCGATGATTTGATGGATGAAATGACAGCAACTGCAAAAGAAATTTCTGAAGAATTAGGGAAATTAGATGGCTATTCTGATGTTGAAAAAAACGAGTTATATGAAACGATTGGTTTAGGTGCTTTAAAATACTTTATCTTAAAAGTAGATCCTAAAAAGAGAATCTTGTTCGACCCAAAATCTTCTGTAGATTTTCAAGGAAACACAGGTCCTTTTATTCAATATACCTATGCTAGAATTCAGTCTATTATTAGAAAAGCAGATTTTGATTATTCTGAACCTGTAAAGATAGAGTTACACGAAAAGGAAAAAGAATTACTAAAACAATTAGAGTTATATCCAGAAACGGTGCAACAAGCTGCTGCTAATTATTCGCCAGCAATTATTGCAAATTACACGTATGATTTGGTAAAAGAATTTAATTCTTTCTATCAGAATGTGCATATTTTAGGAGAACAAGGTTTAGATAAAAAAGCTTTTAGAGTACAATTGTCTAAAAAAGTAGCTGATACTATTAAATCTGCATTTTTATTGTTAGGAATTCAGGTTCCAGAGAGAATGTAA